One window from the genome of Tachypleus tridentatus isolate NWPU-2018 chromosome 11, ASM421037v1, whole genome shotgun sequence encodes:
- the LOC143231918 gene encoding tetraspanin-13-like isoform X3: protein MTMTDNQQYDLARRGWMSSTRDTKHKAQRYFNCCGFNNATMHVGTNDTMGHPACEGVLKCCPNKDFCACQPCSKILKDTVSYGLRLLGGVGLFFSFCLVCTIWVTQKYRNHRDPRYNPYAFM, encoded by the exons ATGA CAATGACTGACAATCAACAGTATGATTTAGCACGGAGAGGATGGATGAGCTCAACCCGTGATACAAAGCACAAAGCACAGCGTTACTTTAATTGCTGTGGTTTTAATAATGCCACCATGCATGTAGGTACTAATGACACCATGGGTCACCCAGCATGCGAAGGG GTATTAAAATGTTGCCCGAATAAAGATTTTTGTGCTTGTCAACCATGCTCGAAGATATTGAAGGATACAGTAAGTTATGGTCTTAGATTACTAGGTGGAGTTGGTTTGTTCTTCAGCTTTTGTCTT GTGTGCACCATTTGGGTCACTCAGAAATATAGAAACCACAGAGACCCAAGATATAACCCTTACGCCTTTATGTAG
- the LOC143231918 gene encoding tetraspanin-13-like isoform X1, with protein MDIGYNWLKNILTIFNLFYIVVSFLVIGVATYGHAVSIISNLSIIGAVLSCGIFLFILSFVGLLGTFKHHQALLCFYMIIMGLVCFMQFVTACVCLAMTDNQQYDLARRGWMSSTRDTKHKAQRYFNCCGFNNATMHVGTNDTMGHPACEGVLKCCPNKDFCACQPCSKILKDTVSYGLRLLGGVGLFFSFCLVCTIWVTQKYRNHRDPRYNPYAFM; from the exons ATGGACATAGGATATAACTGGTTGAAGAATATCCTCacaatattcaatttattttacata GTTGTTTCCTTCCTAGTAATTGGTGTAGCTACTTATGGACATGCAGTAAGCATAATTTCCAACCTAAGTATTATTGGAGCAGTCCTCTCCtgtggaatatttttatttattctttcatttgTAGGACTTCTGGGAACCTTTAAGCATCACCAAGCTCTTCTGTGTTTT TACATGATTATTATGGGTTTGGTATGTTTTATGCAATTTGTAACTGCTTGTGTCTGTTTAGCAATGACTGACAATCAACAGTATGATTTAGCACGGAGAGGATGGATGAGCTCAACCCGTGATACAAAGCACAAAGCACAGCGTTACTTTAATTGCTGTGGTTTTAATAATGCCACCATGCATGTAGGTACTAATGACACCATGGGTCACCCAGCATGCGAAGGG GTATTAAAATGTTGCCCGAATAAAGATTTTTGTGCTTGTCAACCATGCTCGAAGATATTGAAGGATACAGTAAGTTATGGTCTTAGATTACTAGGTGGAGTTGGTTTGTTCTTCAGCTTTTGTCTT GTGTGCACCATTTGGGTCACTCAGAAATATAGAAACCACAGAGACCCAAGATATAACCCTTACGCCTTTATGTAG
- the LOC143231918 gene encoding tetraspanin-13-like isoform X2: MSKAEAMTDNQQYDLARRGWMSSTRDTKHKAQRYFNCCGFNNATMHVGTNDTMGHPACEGVLKCCPNKDFCACQPCSKILKDTVSYGLRLLGGVGLFFSFCLVCTIWVTQKYRNHRDPRYNPYAFM; encoded by the exons ATGAGTAAGGCTGAAG CAATGACTGACAATCAACAGTATGATTTAGCACGGAGAGGATGGATGAGCTCAACCCGTGATACAAAGCACAAAGCACAGCGTTACTTTAATTGCTGTGGTTTTAATAATGCCACCATGCATGTAGGTACTAATGACACCATGGGTCACCCAGCATGCGAAGGG GTATTAAAATGTTGCCCGAATAAAGATTTTTGTGCTTGTCAACCATGCTCGAAGATATTGAAGGATACAGTAAGTTATGGTCTTAGATTACTAGGTGGAGTTGGTTTGTTCTTCAGCTTTTGTCTT GTGTGCACCATTTGGGTCACTCAGAAATATAGAAACCACAGAGACCCAAGATATAACCCTTACGCCTTTATGTAG